In Lytechinus variegatus isolate NC3 chromosome 18, Lvar_3.0, whole genome shotgun sequence, a single genomic region encodes these proteins:
- the LOC121431770 gene encoding calcium uptake protein 1, mitochondrial-like gives MWRLVARRGLHVLTQQQWRRMVTITQGTSNRGLTAALVGGTAGIVMGGIVWEKTLRASSSSVQAQDKGDEKSIDEDGGEEEEDEPDGKKKRKGPGFRDRRIIEYENRIRAYSTPDKIFRYFATLKVYNEDEVLMTPADFIRSITPDEKQPDGLGLDQFKKIDPKKYKADDFQGLGEDSIFRLLGQCGLISFADYMFLLTVLSTPERHFEIAFRLFDLNGDGHVSCDEFTQVTDVMRAQTATGKRHRDRKTTGNTLDKPFNSSLTTYFFGADQSRKLTFEEFNEFQRKLRLDLLKLEFERYQPEDGRITEKSLAKLLLVYANLPKQRTSRMLRRVKKKYEDDVQGVTFEEFEALQAFLRNINDVDTALSFYHVAGAAIDPETFKHVAKMVANVDLSDRVIGICFTLFDENDDGKLSNKEFVSVMKHRVQRGLDKPKELGLSRILAAMWKCARKTQIFVKGEEDVTLKRNISRAKLYATI, from the exons ATGTGGCGTCTTGTTGCACGGAGGGGCTTGCACGTACTAACACAGCAGCAATGGAGACGCATGGTCACAATAACGCAAGGGACGTCAAACCGCGGGCTAACGGCAGCCTTGGTTGGAGGCACAGCTGGCATTGTGATGGGTGGCATTGTGTGGGAGAA GACATTGAGAGCCAGCAGTAGTTCAGTTCAAGCACAAGACAAAGGGGATGAAAAGAGCATTGATGAAgatggaggagaagaagaagaagatgagcCGGAtgggaagaagaaaagaaaaggaccAGGCTTCAGAGATAGGAGG ATCATTGAGTATGAGAACCGCATCAGGGCTTACTCCACGCCGGACAAGATCTTCCGTTACTTTGCTACCCTGAAGGTGTATAACGAGGATGAGGTCTTGATGACCCCAGCTGATTTCATCCGGTCCATCACACCAGACGAGAAGCAACCAGATGGCCTAGGCCTGGACCAGTTTAAAAAGATTGATCCTAAG AAATACAAAGCAGATGATTTCCAAGGTCTTGGTGAAGACAGTATCTTCAGATTACTTGGACAGTGCGGTCTCATTTCATTTGCTGATTACATGTTCCTACTCACTGTGTTGTCAA CGCCAGAACGCCATTTTGAAATTGCGTTCAGACTCTTTGACCTCAATGGAGATGGCCATGTCTCCTGTGATGAATTTACCCAG GTAACTGATGTGATGAGAGCACAGACTGCTACAGGAAAGCGTCATCGGGACAGGAAGACGACAGGAAATACGCTAGATAAACCGTTCAACAGCTCACTGACGACATACTTCTTTGGAGCTGACCAGAGTCGGAAGCTGACCTTTGAAGAGTTCAACGAGTTCCAGCGGAAGCTTAGGCTTGATCTTCTTAAGCTTGAG TTTGAGCGCTACCAACCGGAAGACGGCCGCATCACGGAGAAGAGCTTGGCCAAGCTTCTCCTGGTTTACGCCAATTTGCCCAAGCAGAGGACATCTCGTATGCTGAGAAGagtcaagaaaaaatatgaagacgATGTTCAG GGTGTAACGTTTGAAGAGTTTGAAGCTCTGCAAGCTTTCTTGAGAAATATCAATGATGTGGACACAGCTCTGTCGTTCTACCATGTAGCAGGAGCGGCCATTGATCCAG AGACCTTCAAGCATGTAGCTAAGATGGTAGCCAATGTCGATCTGTCAGACAGAGTGATTGGAATCTGCTTTACactttttgatgaaaatg ATGACGGTAAACTCAGTAACAAGGAATTTGTGTCCGTGATGAAACACCGCGTCCAACGCGGTCTGGACAAGCCAAAGGAGCTCGGCCTCAGCAGGATACTCGCCGCCATGTGGAAGTGCGCGAGAAAGACGCAGATCTTCGTTAAAGGGGAAGAGGACGTCACGCTCAAGCGAAACATCTCCCGGGCCAAGCTTTACGCAACGATATGA